The Collimonas sp. PA-H2 genome contains a region encoding:
- a CDS encoding type VI secretion system Vgr family protein produces the protein MSSLLTNITDSLLQFSQERRILRVKFAPSAGFSADAFLPHQLTGSEGICEAMDYRLRCLTTDIGVPLKSLIGVPLAMSIENDQGGQRNICGIITGASELAADGGFTLLELHIEDALSILRHRSTWRVFRNQSIRDITETILTEHLHRNSVLARSFQFNTDGLKETYAAREFTMQAGESDFNFLTRIWRREGICWYFSHAINGDSPVHTLHFADTPNTWKDNPAGSVRFHRADATERTDTITAFESHRQFVPGAYQAASYDYKATRNSSATETSAINQGKAGNALAAGLTNYNYAAPHAADSQEEFERTTRKQMQAYEHLGKHFCGEGVVRAFSGSIATVFALTGHPEIDTHPQDERRFVLTRVELSARNNLLLDSTVRNALHLDVEGPVYSNRFECVRTNVPIVPTYDPACVPNVGPISVRVTGSGDKEIDVDESGRIAVRFLFTLPEEHAKTGASDTASDSARLRVASPWADAGFGATFWPRVGSEGIVFFLQNDPDKPVFMANINNASRTPTRFSGKGSLPGNSALYGIRSKEVKGTGFGELLFDDSTGQTKTKLSSELGATQLNQGWIGHPRTDGSSEQRGAGLEARTDLAGAIRAAQGLLISTDARPNASGQVLDRQELIGQLETALAIAKQLAELATTHEAGGTDTAPAQKLVDQIKNWDADKPGGAAAIAVSGAAGIAVSSPNSVTTAAGTNLDMIAVQDANLSAGRKVQVRAGQGLSMFVPQEDAKLIAATGKIQVQAQANEMELGAAKRLHAYSLAELLLESPKITLRGEGAEVTIGDGKIVFTCTAPVEVHAPAFNFGGSGGGNLSLPNMPHSTLATDEQIAFSGRSGKARENLPYEVRDTAGAVQDAGKSAANGATQSTITDSVIKALTVHLKP, from the coding sequence GTGTCTTCCCTGCTCACCAATATCACCGATTCGCTCCTGCAATTCAGCCAGGAGCGCCGTATCCTCCGAGTGAAATTTGCCCCCAGTGCCGGCTTCTCTGCCGACGCCTTCCTGCCCCATCAGCTCACTGGTTCAGAGGGTATATGCGAAGCGATGGACTACCGCTTGCGCTGCCTGACCACCGATATCGGCGTCCCGTTGAAATCGCTGATCGGCGTGCCGCTGGCCATGTCGATAGAAAACGACCAGGGCGGCCAGCGCAACATTTGCGGGATTATCACAGGCGCCTCGGAACTGGCCGCTGACGGCGGCTTTACGCTGCTGGAGCTGCATATAGAAGATGCCCTGTCGATCCTGCGCCACCGCAGCACCTGGCGCGTGTTCCGCAATCAGTCCATACGCGACATCACCGAAACGATATTGACGGAGCATCTCCATCGCAACAGCGTGCTGGCGCGCTCGTTTCAATTCAATACCGACGGCCTGAAAGAAACTTATGCCGCACGCGAATTCACCATGCAGGCGGGGGAAAGCGATTTCAATTTCCTGACCCGCATATGGCGCCGCGAAGGCATCTGCTGGTATTTCAGCCATGCCATCAATGGCGACTCGCCGGTGCATACCCTGCACTTCGCCGATACGCCCAATACTTGGAAAGACAATCCCGCCGGCAGCGTCCGCTTTCATCGCGCCGACGCCACCGAGAGGACAGACACCATTACCGCCTTCGAATCACACCGGCAGTTTGTCCCTGGTGCGTATCAGGCCGCCAGTTACGACTACAAGGCGACACGCAACAGCAGCGCCACCGAAACCTCGGCGATCAACCAGGGTAAAGCCGGCAATGCGCTGGCCGCAGGCCTCACCAACTATAACTACGCCGCGCCGCATGCGGCGGACAGCCAGGAAGAATTCGAGCGCACCACGCGCAAGCAGATGCAGGCCTATGAGCATCTCGGCAAGCATTTCTGCGGCGAAGGCGTCGTGCGCGCTTTCAGCGGCAGCATTGCCACGGTATTTGCGCTCACCGGCCATCCCGAGATCGATACCCATCCCCAGGACGAACGGCGCTTCGTGCTGACCCGCGTCGAGCTGTCGGCACGCAACAATCTGCTGCTGGATTCGACGGTGCGTAATGCGCTGCATCTTGATGTGGAAGGTCCGGTCTACAGCAACCGCTTTGAATGCGTCCGCACCAATGTCCCTATTGTTCCGACCTACGACCCTGCCTGCGTGCCGAATGTCGGACCGATCAGCGTGCGCGTCACTGGAAGTGGCGATAAGGAAATCGATGTAGATGAAAGTGGCCGCATCGCTGTACGCTTCTTGTTCACCCTGCCGGAAGAGCACGCCAAGACCGGCGCGTCAGATACGGCCAGCGATTCAGCGCGCCTGCGGGTCGCTTCGCCCTGGGCCGACGCAGGATTCGGCGCCACCTTCTGGCCGCGTGTAGGCAGCGAAGGCATCGTTTTCTTCCTGCAAAATGATCCTGATAAACCTGTGTTCATGGCGAATATCAATAACGCCAGCAGGACGCCAACACGTTTCTCCGGCAAGGGATCGTTGCCGGGTAATTCGGCGCTGTACGGGATTCGATCAAAGGAAGTCAAAGGGACAGGCTTCGGAGAGCTCCTTTTCGACGATAGTACCGGACAAACCAAAACAAAACTGTCCTCCGAGCTTGGCGCCACGCAGCTCAATCAAGGCTGGATCGGCCACCCGCGCACGGACGGCAGTTCCGAGCAGCGGGGGGCAGGCCTAGAAGCGCGCACGGATTTGGCGGGAGCCATCAGAGCTGCCCAGGGACTATTGATTAGCACCGACGCCCGCCCCAATGCCAGCGGTCAAGTATTGGATCGGCAGGAATTGATCGGACAATTGGAAACAGCTCTCGCAATCGCTAAACAGTTGGCAGAGCTTGCTACCACGCATGAGGCAGGCGGAACCGACACAGCTCCAGCTCAGAAACTCGTTGACCAGATCAAAAACTGGGATGCGGACAAACCGGGTGGCGCGGCAGCAATCGCCGTGTCTGGCGCGGCTGGTATCGCTGTGTCCAGCCCCAACTCAGTCACGACTGCCGCCGGCACCAATCTGGACATGATCGCAGTCCAGGACGCCAATTTGAGCGCAGGCCGCAAGGTGCAGGTCCGGGCCGGACAAGGCTTGTCGATGTTCGTACCGCAGGAAGATGCGAAGTTAATTGCTGCTACCGGCAAAATCCAGGTTCAGGCGCAGGCCAACGAAATGGAGCTGGGCGCCGCCAAGCGCCTGCACGCCTATTCGCTGGCAGAACTGCTGCTGGAATCACCAAAAATCACTTTGCGCGGTGAGGGCGCAGAAGTGACTATCGGCGATGGCAAGATTGTTTTCACCTGTACCGCACCAGTTGAGGTCCATGCTCCGGCGTTCAACTTTGGCGGCAGCGGCGGCGGCAATCTGTCTCTGCCGAATATGCCGCATTCGACGCTGGCTACCGATGAGCAGATCGCGTTTTCCGGCCGTAGCGGCAAGGCCAGGGAAAACCTGCCGTATGAAGTCCGCGACACTGCTGGCGCAGTGCAGGACGCAGGAAAATCCGCTGCCAATGGCGCCACACAAAGTACGATCACTGACAGCGTTATCAAGGCGCTGACGGTGCATTTGAAACCTTGA
- a CDS encoding pirin family protein: protein MKKVLGVYSAPRPHWVGDGFPVRSMFSYDSHGKQLSPFLLLDHAGPIDFNPAKKPRGVGQHPHRGFETVTIVYKGEVAHRDSTGQGGLIGPGDVQWMTAGAGILHEEFHSEEFTRNGGAMEMVQLWVNLPAKDKMTAPGYQAIRNADIPVVALPDQAGTVRVIAGSFDGHAGPAHTFSPMNVWDLRLAQNGVTELTLPDGWNSALIVLRGTVLVNGETVSRESQMVLLDASGSTVALEANNDAVVLLLSGEPIDEPIVGHGPFVMNSEEEIAQAFTDFKNGRFVPAPASQ from the coding sequence ATGAAAAAAGTCCTCGGCGTCTATAGCGCACCCCGCCCACACTGGGTCGGCGACGGTTTTCCGGTGCGTTCGATGTTTTCCTATGACAGCCACGGCAAGCAGCTGAGCCCGTTCCTGCTGCTGGATCACGCCGGACCTATCGATTTCAATCCGGCCAAGAAACCGCGCGGAGTCGGCCAGCATCCGCATCGCGGCTTTGAAACCGTGACTATCGTCTACAAGGGCGAGGTGGCGCATCGCGATTCGACCGGCCAGGGCGGCCTGATCGGTCCCGGCGATGTGCAGTGGATGACCGCCGGCGCCGGCATCCTGCATGAAGAGTTTCATTCGGAAGAGTTCACCCGCAACGGCGGCGCCATGGAAATGGTGCAGCTGTGGGTCAACCTGCCGGCCAAGGACAAGATGACGGCGCCTGGCTACCAAGCCATCCGCAACGCCGACATCCCGGTGGTAGCTTTGCCGGACCAGGCTGGCACAGTGCGCGTGATCGCCGGCAGTTTCGACGGCCATGCCGGCCCTGCGCATACCTTCAGCCCGATGAACGTGTGGGATCTGCGGCTGGCGCAGAACGGCGTGACTGAACTGACGCTGCCGGACGGCTGGAACTCGGCGCTGATCGTGCTGCGCGGCACGGTACTGGTGAACGGCGAAACCGTCAGCCGTGAATCGCAGATGGTCCTGCTGGACGCCAGCGGCAGCACAGTCGCGCTGGAAGCCAACAACGACGCTGTGGTGCTGCTGCTGAGCGGCGAGCCTATTGACGAACCTATCGTCGGCCATGGTCCGTTCGTGATGAACAGCGAGGAAGAAATCGCCCAGGCCTTCACGGACTTCAAGAACGGGCGTTTCGTGCCGGCGCCGGCGTCACAGTAA
- a CDS encoding LysR family transcriptional regulator, with product MQDLNDLYYYAQVVEHGGFAPAGRALGMPKSKLSRRVALLEERLGVRLLQRTTRRFSVTEVGQTYYEHCKAMLVEAECAQDAIDVTRAEPRGIVRISCPVTLLQANVSVMLADFMVSHPRVTLHLEATNRRVDLVAEAIDIAIRVRPPPLADSDLVLRVLAERSQCLVASRQLCAGRALPRAPADLNDWPSLALGAPQQTHVWNLLGPEGAQASVHHTPRFLSGDMIALRDAAQAGVGIVQLPSMMVRDQLADGSLLRLLPAWAPRKDLIHLVFPSRRGLLPSVRSLVDYLAQRFEALNDE from the coding sequence ATGCAGGACTTGAACGACCTCTACTACTACGCCCAGGTAGTCGAACACGGCGGTTTCGCGCCGGCCGGGCGCGCGCTCGGCATGCCCAAGTCCAAGCTGAGCCGGCGCGTGGCCTTGCTGGAAGAGCGGCTGGGAGTCAGGCTGCTGCAACGTACCACGCGCCGCTTTTCAGTGACGGAAGTCGGCCAGACTTACTACGAGCACTGCAAGGCGATGCTGGTGGAAGCCGAGTGCGCTCAGGATGCGATCGACGTCACCCGCGCCGAGCCGCGCGGCATTGTCCGCATCAGTTGTCCGGTCACTTTGCTGCAGGCGAATGTCAGCGTCATGCTGGCCGATTTCATGGTCAGCCATCCACGCGTCACGCTGCATCTGGAGGCGACCAATCGCCGCGTCGACTTGGTGGCTGAGGCGATCGATATCGCGATCCGTGTGCGGCCGCCGCCGCTGGCCGACAGCGACCTGGTGCTGCGGGTGCTGGCCGAGCGCAGCCAGTGCCTGGTCGCTAGCCGGCAGCTGTGCGCGGGGCGCGCATTGCCGCGTGCGCCGGCCGATCTGAACGACTGGCCGAGCCTGGCGCTGGGCGCGCCGCAGCAGACCCATGTCTGGAACCTGCTCGGCCCGGAGGGCGCGCAAGCCAGCGTGCATCACACGCCGCGCTTCCTCAGCGGCGACATGATCGCCCTGCGCGATGCGGCGCAGGCCGGGGTCGGCATTGTGCAGCTGCCGAGCATGATGGTGCGCGATCAGCTGGCGGATGGCAGTCTGCTGCGCCTGCTGCCCGCTTGGGCGCCGCGCAAGGACCTCATCCACCTGGTGTTTCCGTCGCGCCGCGGCTTGCTGCCGTCGGTGCGCAGCCTGGTGGATTATCTGGCGCAGCGCTTCGAGGCGCTCAACGACGAATGA
- a CDS encoding Lrp/AsnC family transcriptional regulator, translating to MLNNIDQRILEILQVDARISLKDLAAQVGLSSPSVSERLQRLEERGVIRAFTIDIDPQALGYQLQAIVRIRPLPGKLLMVQKLIEQTPEFCECDKVTGEDCFIARLFVRSIAQLDQIIDRIADKAETNTAIVKAQPIKRRPPPFGLA from the coding sequence ATGCTGAACAATATAGACCAGCGCATCCTGGAAATACTGCAGGTCGACGCCCGTATTTCACTGAAGGATCTGGCGGCGCAAGTCGGCCTCTCCTCGCCCAGCGTCTCGGAGCGCTTGCAACGGCTGGAAGAGCGCGGCGTCATCCGCGCCTTCACCATCGATATCGATCCGCAGGCGCTGGGCTACCAGTTGCAAGCCATCGTCCGCATCCGGCCCTTGCCAGGCAAGCTGTTGATGGTGCAGAAGCTGATCGAACAGACGCCCGAGTTCTGCGAATGCGACAAGGTGACCGGCGAGGATTGCTTCATCGCCCGCCTGTTCGTCCGTTCCATCGCCCAGCTCGACCAGATCATCGACCGCATCGCCGACAAGGCCGAGACCAATACCGCCATCGTCAAGGCGCAGCCGATCAAGCGCCGGCCGCCGCCGTTCGGACTGGCCTGA
- a CDS encoding DMT family transporter, translating into MDKKVSGTIEMTAAMVISGTIGWFVVVSGQPVLDVVFWRCVFGAATLLAVCAALGLLRGAFNWRLLGLAALGGVAIVLNWLLLFGSYSRASIAISTAVYNTQPFMLVALGAVFFSERLTVAKLTWLALAFIGMLLIVQAKPEAAGGGSNYFAGIVMALGAAFCYAVAAIITKKLAGTAPHLIALVQVCVGILMLAPFAHLSALPAGVHAWSILLTVGVVHTGLMYILLYGAIQKLPTHLTGSLSFIYPIVAILVDYLAFGHRLQLSQLLGAAAILVAAAGMNLGWSLWKPKLQVEDADSLR; encoded by the coding sequence ATGGACAAGAAGGTAAGCGGCACTATCGAAATGACGGCGGCCATGGTGATTTCAGGGACCATAGGCTGGTTTGTCGTAGTCTCCGGCCAGCCGGTACTGGACGTGGTGTTCTGGCGCTGCGTATTCGGGGCGGCGACATTGCTGGCGGTGTGCGCGGCGCTGGGGCTGCTGCGCGGCGCCTTCAACTGGCGCCTGCTGGGCCTGGCGGCGCTCGGCGGCGTGGCGATCGTGCTCAACTGGCTGCTGCTGTTCGGCTCCTACTCGCGCGCGTCGATTGCGATTTCCACCGCGGTGTATAACACCCAGCCCTTCATGCTGGTGGCGCTCGGCGCCGTGTTTTTCTCGGAACGCCTGACCGTCGCCAAGCTGACCTGGCTGGCGCTGGCCTTTATCGGCATGCTGCTGATCGTGCAGGCCAAGCCGGAAGCTGCCGGCGGCGGCAGCAATTATTTTGCCGGCATCGTGATGGCGCTGGGCGCAGCGTTCTGCTATGCCGTCGCCGCCATCATCACCAAGAAACTGGCTGGCACGGCGCCGCACCTGATCGCCCTGGTCCAGGTCTGCGTCGGCATCCTGATGCTGGCGCCGTTTGCGCATTTGTCGGCGCTGCCGGCCGGCGTCCATGCCTGGAGCATACTGCTCACTGTGGGGGTGGTGCATACCGGGCTGATGTATATCCTGCTGTACGGCGCGATCCAGAAATTGCCGACCCATCTGACCGGTTCGCTGTCCTTCATCTATCCTATCGTCGCCATCCTGGTCGACTACCTGGCTTTCGGCCACCGGCTGCAACTGAGCCAGCTGCTGGGCGCCGCCGCCATCCTGGTCGCCGCCGCCGGCATGAATCTAGGCTGGTCCTTGTGGAAACCGAAGCTGCAGGTCGAGGATGCCGATTCGCTGCGCTGA